From Pseudomonas arsenicoxydans:
CATTGAAGAAGCCGAGAAGCGCGATCACCGCAAGATCGGCAAGCGTCTGGGCCTGTTCCACACCCAGGAAGAGTCGCCGGGCATGGTGTTCTGGCACCCGAACGGCTGGACCCTGTACCAGGTGCTCGAGCAATACATGCGCAAGGTTCAGCGCGATAACGGCTACCTGGAGATCAAGACTCCGCAGGTCGTTGACCGCAGCCTGTGGGAGAAATCCGGGCACTGGGCCAACTACGCCGACAACATGTTTACCACTCAGTCGGAAAACCGCGACTACGCCATCAAGCCGATGAACTGCCCGTGCCATGTGCAAGTGTTCAATCAGGGCCTGAAAAGCTACCGTGAGTTGCCGATGCGTCTGGCCGAATTCGGTGCTTGCCACCGTAACGAGCCATCGGGTGCGTTGCACGGCATCATGCGCGTGCGTGCATTCACTCAGGATGACGCCCACATCTTCTGCACTGAAGAGCAGATGCAGGCCGAGTCCGCTGCGTTCATCAAGCTGACCATGGACGTTTATGCCGACTTCGGCTTTAAAGAAGTCGAAATGAAGTTGTCCACTCGTCCGGAAAAACGCGTCGGTTCCGACGAGCTGTGGGATCGCGCCGAAGCTGCATTGGCTGCAGCCCTCGACAGCGCGGGCCTGCCGTACGATTTGCAGCCGGGCGAGGGTGCATTCTACGGTCCGAAGATCGAGTTCTCGCTGAAAGATTGCCTGGGTCGTGTCTGGCAGTGTGGTACCCTTCAGCTCGATTTTAACCTGCCTGTCCGTCTGGGAGCCGAATACGTCTCCGAAGACAACAGTCGCAAGCACCCGGTTATGTTGCACCGGGCGATCCTCGGATCCTTCGAACGTTTCGTCGGAATCCTGATCGAGCACTACGAGGGAGCATTCCCCGCGTGGCTGGCTCCGACCCAGGCAGTGATCATGAATATCACTGATAAACAGGCCGATTTTGCCGCCGAGGTTGAAAAAACTCTCAACGAAAGCGGATTTCGTGCCAAGTCTGACTTGAGAAATGAAAAGATCGGCTTTAAAATCCGCGAGCATACTTTGCTCAAGGTTCCTTATCTCTTGGTTATCGGAGATCGGGAGGTCGAGATGCAGACTGTCGCTGTGCGTACTCGTGAAGGTGCTGACCTGGGCTCGATGCCCGTCGCCCAGTTCGCTGAGTTTCTCGCGCAAGCGGTTTCCCGGCGTGGTCGCCCAGATTCGGAGTAATTACTATTAAGCGTGAAATGAGACAAGATAAACGAGCTGCACCGAAAGCCCCGATCAACGAGAATATCTCGGCACGCGAGGTTCGGTTAATTGGGGCTGAAGGTGAACAGCTTGGGATTGTGTCAATTGAAGACGCGCTTCTTAAGGCTGAAGAGGCCAAACTGGATTTGGTGGAAATTTCCGCCGATGCAGTACCCCCTGTTTGCAAACTGATGGACTACGGCAAATCGATCTTCGAGAAGAAGAAGCAGATTGCCGCGGCCAAGAAAAACCAGAAGCAGATTCAGGTTAAAGAAATCAAGTTTCGTCCAGGGACGGAGGAAGGGGATTACCAGGTAAAACTGCGCAACCTGGTACGTTTCCTGAGTGATGGGGACAGGGCCAAGGTATCCTTGCGATTCCGCGGCCGTGAGATGGCCCACCAGGAGCTGGGGATGGAACTCCTCAAGCGAGTTGAAGGTGACTTGCTCGAGTACGGTTCGGTCGAACAGCATCCTAAGATGGAAGGACGCCAGCTGATCATGGTCATCGCCCCGAAAAAGAAGAAGTAATCAATAGGGCACGGCAGGCCTTCTGATTATGTTTATCAACTGAATGCGGAGTATCCGAACATGCCAAAAATGAAAACTAAAAGTGGTGCTGCTAAGCGGTTTCTGAAAACTGCTAACGGTATCAAGCACAAGCACGCTTTCAAGAGCCACATCCTGACTAAAATGTCGACCAAGCGTAAGCGTCAACTGCGCGGTAGCAGCTTGCTGGCACCGTGTGACGTGGCAAAAGTCGAGCGCATGCTGCGCCTTCGTTAATTTAGTCAAGAATAGAGGAAGTAACTCATGGCTCGTGTAAAGCGTGGCGTCATTGCCCGTAAACGTCACAAAAAAATTCTGAAACTTGCTAAAGGCTACTACGGCGCTCGCTCGCGCGTATTCCGTGTTGCCAAGCAAGCGGTAATCAAGGCAGGCCAATACGCCTACCGTGACCGTCGTCAGAAAAAACGTCAGTTCCGCGCTCTGTGGATCGCTCGTATCAACGCTGGTGCACGTATCAACGGTCTGTCCTACAGCCGTTTCATCGCCGGCCTGAAAAAAGCGTCCATCGAGATCGACCGTAAGGTTCTGGCTGATCTGGCAGTGAACGAAAAAGCGGCGTTTGCTGCGATTGTCGAGAAAGCTAAAGCCACCTTGGCTTAAGTACCCCCGACAGTCACCCGGCTTCACCTCTGTGGGGCCAGGTGTTAAACGTCATAAATAGGGGAAGAGCCTTCAAGCTCTTCCCCTATTTTGTATCTGGAGTCTGTACATGGAAAACCTGGATGCGCTCGTCTCTCAAGCACTAGAGGCTGTGCAAAGCGCTGAAGATATCAATGCCCTGGAGCAAATCCGGGTTCACTACCTTGGCAAAAAGGGTGAATTGACTCAGGTGATGAAGACCCTGGGGAATTTGCCGGCAGAAGAGCGCCCACAAGTCGGTGCGCTGATCAACGTTGCCAAGGAGCGTGTCACAGAGGTTCTCAATGCCCGCAAGGCACTGTTTGAAGAGGCTGATCTGGCCGCCAAACTGTCTGCCGAGTCTATTGACGTGACCCTGCCTGGCCGCGGTCAGACCTCCGGTGGTCTGCACCCGGTTACTCGCACTCTGGAACGAATCGAGCAATTCTTCACCCACATTGGCTACGGCATCGCCGAAGGCCCAGAGGTCGAAGACGATTACCACAACTTTGAAGCGCTCAACATCCCAGGCCATCACCCGGCCCGGTCGATGCATGACACCTTCTATTTCAATGCCAACATGTTGCTGCGCACCCATACCTCACCGGTACAGGTCCGCACCATGGAATCGAAACAGCCGCCGATCCGCATCGTCTGCCCAGGCCGTGTGTACCGTAGCGACTCCGATATCACC
This genomic window contains:
- the rplT gene encoding 50S ribosomal protein L20; protein product: MARVKRGVIARKRHKKILKLAKGYYGARSRVFRVAKQAVIKAGQYAYRDRRQKKRQFRALWIARINAGARINGLSYSRFIAGLKKASIEIDRKVLADLAVNEKAAFAAIVEKAKATLA
- the rpmI gene encoding 50S ribosomal protein L35; the encoded protein is MPKMKTKSGAAKRFLKTANGIKHKHAFKSHILTKMSTKRKRQLRGSSLLAPCDVAKVERMLRLR
- the infC gene encoding translation initiation factor IF-3; protein product: MTIKREMRQDKRAAPKAPINENISAREVRLIGAEGEQLGIVSIEDALLKAEEAKLDLVEISADAVPPVCKLMDYGKSIFEKKKQIAAAKKNQKQIQVKEIKFRPGTEEGDYQVKLRNLVRFLSDGDRAKVSLRFRGREMAHQELGMELLKRVEGDLLEYGSVEQHPKMEGRQLIMVIAPKKKK
- the thrS gene encoding threonine--tRNA ligase: MPTITLPDGSQRSFDHPVSVAEVAASIGAGLAKATVAGKVNGKLVDASDIIDSDSTLQIITPKDEEGLEIIRHSCAHLVGHAVKQLYPTAKMVIGPVIDEGFYYDIAFERPFTPDDLAAIEQRMQQLIEKDYDVIKKVTPRAEVIEVFKARGEDYKLRLVEDMPNEQTMGLYYHEEYVDMCRGPHVPNTRFLKSFKLTKLSGAYWRGDAKNEQLQRVYGTAWADKKQLAAYIQRIEEAEKRDHRKIGKRLGLFHTQEESPGMVFWHPNGWTLYQVLEQYMRKVQRDNGYLEIKTPQVVDRSLWEKSGHWANYADNMFTTQSENRDYAIKPMNCPCHVQVFNQGLKSYRELPMRLAEFGACHRNEPSGALHGIMRVRAFTQDDAHIFCTEEQMQAESAAFIKLTMDVYADFGFKEVEMKLSTRPEKRVGSDELWDRAEAALAAALDSAGLPYDLQPGEGAFYGPKIEFSLKDCLGRVWQCGTLQLDFNLPVRLGAEYVSEDNSRKHPVMLHRAILGSFERFVGILIEHYEGAFPAWLAPTQAVIMNITDKQADFAAEVEKTLNESGFRAKSDLRNEKIGFKIREHTLLKVPYLLVIGDREVEMQTVAVRTREGADLGSMPVAQFAEFLAQAVSRRGRPDSE
- the pheS gene encoding phenylalanine--tRNA ligase subunit alpha, with product MENLDALVSQALEAVQSAEDINALEQIRVHYLGKKGELTQVMKTLGNLPAEERPQVGALINVAKERVTEVLNARKALFEEADLAAKLSAESIDVTLPGRGQTSGGLHPVTRTLERIEQFFTHIGYGIAEGPEVEDDYHNFEALNIPGHHPARSMHDTFYFNANMLLRTHTSPVQVRTMESKQPPIRIVCPGRVYRSDSDITHSPMFHQVEGLLVDRDINFADLKGTIEEFLRVFFEKELAVRFRPSYFPFTEPSAEVDMECVMCSGKGCRVCKQTGWLEVMGCGMVHPNVLRMSGIDPEEFSGFAFGMGVERLAMLRYGVNDLRLFFDNDLRFLAQFR